GTCACCGGCGTCACCGGGTTCGCCGGCAGCCATCTCGTCGACTATCTGCTCACGATGCCGCACGTGAAGGTCGCGGGCATCCTGCGCTGGCGGAGCCGCACCGAGAACATCGAGCACTTCCGCGACAAGATCGAGCTGGTCGAGTGCGACCTCCGCGACGCGTCCTCGGTGCGCGACGTCATCGACCATCTCCGCCCCGACCGGATCTTCCACCTCGCCGCGCAGAGCTTCGTCCCGACGTCGTGGACCGCGCCGTCGGAGTCGCTGACGACGAACATCCTGGGGCAGCTCCACCTCTTCGAGGCCGTGAAGAAGCTCGGCATTCGCCCGGGAATCCAGCTCGCGTGCTCGAGCGAGCAGTACGGCATGGTCTACGAGAACGAGCTCCCGATTCGCGAGACGAACCCGCAGCGCCCCCTCTCGCCCTACGCGGTGAGCAAGGTCGGCCAGGACGCGCTCGGCTACCAGTACTGGATGAGCTTCCACATCCCGATCGTCCGCACG
This window of the Candidatus Eisenbacteria bacterium genome carries:
- a CDS encoding GDP-mannose 4,6-dehydratase, producing MKVLVTGVTGFAGSHLVDYLLTMPHVKVAGILRWRSRTENIEHFRDKIELVECDLRDASSVRDVIDHLRPDRIFHLAAQSFVPTSWTAPSESLTTNILGQLHLFEAVKKLGIRPGIQLACSSEQYGMVYENELPIRETNPQRPLSPYAVSKVGQDALGYQYWMSFHIPIVRTRGFNHEGPRRGPVFVCSDFAKQIVDIEMGRKPPVIRVGNLEARRDFSDVRDVVRGYWLALEKGEPGEVYNICSGRAWTIREMLDCLLTMTKAKVTVEQDPARMRPSDVPVLLGDPSKFQKATGWEPSIPFEQTLRDLLDYWRAR